A genomic stretch from Hydrogenimonas urashimensis includes:
- the fliR gene encoding flagellar biosynthetic protein FliR produces MSWYSLLQPDHIYTFLLLFVRLSTLFVFLPFFSHMSVSPSIKAAFAFYLTLVLYPIVQTTPEPASVGLFFAALFSEIVMGLIAGVVLNIVFGIFAYAGEQIAFVMGFSLASVIDPQSQIQSPLVSQFLTMMALLILLAFDGHHMMLIWMVKALKGAPLGGLVLDPKMFDYVMGAMGNLFMLGFSVAFPIVALSLLSDIIFGMLMKTMPQFNLLVVGFPIKIALSLMVWMAVLGSMMLLFKREFVDAVGVLMKWIGG; encoded by the coding sequence GTGAGCTGGTACAGCCTGCTCCAGCCCGATCACATCTACACCTTTTTGCTCCTCTTCGTCCGGCTTTCGACACTCTTTGTCTTTCTTCCCTTCTTCAGTCACATGTCGGTCTCCCCTTCGATCAAAGCGGCATTCGCCTTCTATCTTACCCTCGTGCTCTACCCCATCGTTCAGACAACGCCGGAACCCGCAAGCGTCGGGCTCTTTTTCGCCGCCCTCTTTTCGGAAATCGTCATGGGGCTGATTGCCGGTGTGGTCTTGAATATCGTTTTCGGGATTTTCGCCTATGCCGGCGAACAGATCGCTTTTGTCATGGGGTTTTCGCTGGCGAGCGTCATCGATCCGCAAAGCCAGATACAGTCCCCGCTCGTCAGCCAGTTTCTCACGATGATGGCCCTGCTGATTCTGCTGGCATTCGACGGGCACCACATGATGCTGATCTGGATGGTGAAGGCTCTGAAAGGGGCGCCTTTGGGGGGACTGGTGCTCGATCCGAAGATGTTCGACTATGTCATGGGCGCGATGGGCAATCTTTTTATGCTCGGATTCTCCGTCGCCTTTCCGATCGTGGCGCTCTCGCTGCTTTCTGATATCATTTTCGGAATGCTGATGAAGACGATGCCCCAGTTCAACCTGCTCGTTGTCGGTTTCCCCATCAAAATCGCCCTTTCGCTTATGGTCTGGATGGCCGTACTGGGTTCGATGATGCTTCTTTTCAAGAGGGAGTTCGTAGATGCGGTCGGTGTTTTGATGAAGTGGATAGGAGGATGA
- the rsfS gene encoding ribosome silencing factor translates to MQERIDRIVDLLDRKKAEDIQVFDLHDKEYLTQAVIIATTLGDKHTLALLDYLKEELKPAGETFVATEEGEQWTVVDLGDIMIHLMVPEYRAKYNLEEFLDSLGKKESND, encoded by the coding sequence ATGCAGGAGCGTATCGACAGAATCGTCGATCTTCTTGACCGGAAAAAAGCGGAAGATATCCAGGTTTTCGATCTGCATGACAAAGAGTACCTGACCCAGGCCGTCATTATCGCCACGACACTGGGAGACAAGCACACCCTGGCGCTGCTCGATTACCTCAAGGAGGAGCTCAAGCCGGCGGGGGAAACCTTCGTCGCCACCGAAGAGGGCGAGCAGTGGACCGTCGTCGACCTGGGGGACATCATGATCCACCTTATGGTTCCCGAATACCGTGCCAAATACAACCTGGAAGAGTTTCTCGATTCGCTGGGGAAAAAGGAGTCGAACGATTGA
- the tsf gene encoding translation elongation factor Ts, with amino-acid sequence MAAVTAAMVKELRQMTNAGMMDCKKALTETNGDMEAAVEWLRKKGLSNAAKKAGRVASEGAISIEISDDHRKGTIAEINSETDFVAQNDNFKSLVKKATRHVHCSTATTVEDLLQTEIDGTTFEEYLKGEIAKIGENIVMRRFVTVDAGENGTVEGYIHGNGKVGVLVAAKCDSDKTCEAIRPTLKNIAMHIAAMNPAYLDEEAVPAEVIEKEKEIAVEQLKKEGKPEKIWDKIIPGKIKRFLKDNTLVNQPFVMDDKKTVGQVLDEAAKEAGGTAKIVEFIRFELGEGIEKKEEDFAAEVAAQMGK; translated from the coding sequence ATGGCAGCAGTAACAGCAGCAATGGTCAAAGAACTCCGCCAGATGACCAACGCGGGGATGATGGACTGTAAAAAAGCGCTCACCGAAACAAACGGTGACATGGAGGCCGCCGTTGAGTGGCTTCGCAAAAAAGGGCTCAGCAACGCCGCGAAAAAGGCGGGGCGCGTGGCCAGCGAGGGTGCGATCAGCATCGAAATCAGCGACGATCACCGCAAGGGAACGATCGCCGAGATCAACTCCGAAACCGATTTTGTGGCCCAGAACGACAACTTCAAATCGCTCGTGAAAAAAGCGACACGCCACGTTCACTGCTCGACGGCGACGACGGTTGAAGACCTGCTGCAGACAGAGATTGACGGCACCACCTTCGAAGAGTATCTCAAAGGCGAGATCGCCAAAATCGGCGAAAACATCGTCATGCGCCGATTCGTTACCGTAGATGCGGGCGAAAACGGAACCGTCGAAGGCTACATCCACGGCAACGGAAAAGTGGGGGTCCTCGTCGCCGCCAAGTGCGACAGCGACAAAACCTGCGAAGCGATCCGCCCCACACTCAAAAACATCGCTATGCACATCGCCGCGATGAATCCTGCCTACCTCGACGAAGAGGCCGTGCCCGCCGAAGTGATCGAGAAGGAGAAGGAGATCGCGGTCGAACAGCTTAAAAAAGAGGGCAAACCCGAAAAGATCTGGGACAAAATCATCCCAGGCAAAATCAAGCGGTTCCTCAAAGACAACACGCTCGTCAACCAACCTTTCGTCATGGATGACAAGAAAACGGTCGGCCAGGTGCTCGACGAAGCGGCCAAAGAGGCGGGCGGAACGGCGAAAATCGTCGAATTCATCCGTTTCGAACTTGGCGAAGGCATCGAAAAGAAAGAGGAAGATTTCGCAGCGGAAGTTGCGGCGCAAATGGGCAAATAA
- the gmk gene encoding guanylate kinase — MSNFGSILIISGPSGAGKSSLIKAAGDKIGDYYFSISTTTRAPREGERDGIDYFFVDKETFEADIRAGEFLEYAQVHGNYYGTSLKPVREALEAGKLVIFDIDVQGHAIARERMGDLITSVFVTTPTLEELKRRLKHRGTDNETIIQNRIENALIEIEYITAYDFLIVNDDFEKALDSFIAVAKAARLKKGRKQALQFINKWRGQ; from the coding sequence ATGAGTAACTTTGGATCGATTCTGATCATATCGGGCCCCAGCGGTGCGGGAAAGAGTTCGCTGATCAAGGCGGCCGGCGACAAAATAGGCGACTACTACTTCTCCATCTCCACCACCACCCGTGCGCCCCGCGAGGGAGAGCGTGACGGCATCGACTATTTTTTCGTCGACAAGGAGACTTTCGAAGCCGACATCAGGGCCGGAGAATTTCTGGAGTATGCGCAGGTGCATGGCAACTACTACGGAACCTCTCTCAAACCGGTCCGCGAAGCACTGGAAGCGGGGAAGCTGGTCATCTTCGATATCGATGTGCAAGGACACGCCATCGCCCGGGAGCGGATGGGAGACCTGATCACCTCTGTTTTCGTGACGACGCCGACACTCGAAGAGCTAAAACGGCGGTTGAAACACCGCGGGACGGATAATGAGACGATCATACAAAACCGTATCGAAAACGCCCTGATAGAGATCGAGTACATCACCGCCTACGATTTCCTGATCGTCAACGACGATTTCGAAAAGGCTCTCGACTCCTTCATCGCCGTCGCCAAGGCCGCCCGCCTCAAAAAAGGCCGCAAACAGGCCCTGCAGTTCATCAACAAATGGCGGGGCCAATGA
- a CDS encoding phospholipase D-like domain-containing protein has translation MRIFRPLIILLALLAAASAQPAKSRLFTLPYEARDALRTLTKTIDNAHDRIDAAIYSFTHKTIAKHLKNAARRGVKIRIIFDRSANLRNRKSQLGYLAKYRNIETMLLAGKPYRDPDGDRALMHMKMMVVDSRHVVLGSANWTYSAFGKNYEVILFIDDYAAAKRLERSFERMMRSATPY, from the coding sequence ATGCGTATCTTCCGGCCGCTCATCATACTCCTGGCACTCCTGGCCGCCGCTTCGGCCCAGCCTGCCAAAAGCCGTCTTTTCACTCTTCCCTACGAAGCGCGCGACGCCCTGAGAACACTCACCAAAACGATCGACAACGCTCACGACCGTATCGACGCCGCCATCTACAGCTTCACCCACAAAACCATTGCGAAACATCTGAAAAATGCGGCCCGCAGGGGAGTAAAGATACGCATTATTTTCGACAGGTCGGCCAACCTGCGCAACCGCAAAAGCCAGCTCGGCTACCTCGCGAAATACAGAAACATCGAAACAATGCTTCTGGCGGGCAAGCCCTACCGCGATCCCGACGGCGACCGGGCGCTGATGCACATGAAAATGATGGTGGTCGACAGTCGCCATGTCGTCCTTGGATCGGCCAATTGGACCTATTCCGCTTTTGGGAAGAATTACGAAGTCATCCTTTTCATCGACGATTACGCTGCGGCAAAACGCCTGGAGCGCTCCTTCGAAAGAATGATGCGCTCGGCAACACCCTACTGA
- a CDS encoding twin-arginine translocase TatA/TatE family subunit, whose product MGMPSMPELLVILAIVVLLFGAKKIPELAKGMGSGIRNFKKAMKEDEEEELAASAKAEKQVEQKAETAETSKAEEKKEA is encoded by the coding sequence ATGGGTATGCCATCAATGCCGGAACTGCTAGTCATTCTTGCGATCGTCGTATTGCTTTTCGGAGCCAAAAAGATCCCGGAACTCGCCAAGGGAATGGGCAGCGGCATCCGAAACTTCAAAAAAGCGATGAAAGAGGATGAAGAGGAGGAGCTTGCAGCTTCCGCAAAGGCCGAAAAGCAGGTTGAACAGAAGGCCGAAACGGCTGAAACCTCCAAAGCAGAAGAGAAGAAAGAGGCCTGA
- the nadD gene encoding nicotinate (nicotinamide) nucleotide adenylyltransferase — protein sequence MKREKKKSVAIFGGSFDPPHLGHLEIMKKALEKLDIDKLIVVPAFISPFKKGHRAPPKLRLKWLGKIAAFDPRIEISDFEIKKEGPSYSIDTVNHFARFFDTIYFIIGADNLKDLHKWHRFDELNEKVRWVVATRNDEPIPEGFIRLDIDMPISSTALREKIDPAWIPEAIREEVTEFYKQKVKN from the coding sequence GTGAAAAGAGAGAAAAAAAAGAGCGTCGCGATCTTTGGAGGCAGTTTCGATCCCCCGCATCTTGGGCACCTCGAAATCATGAAAAAAGCGCTGGAAAAGCTGGATATCGACAAGCTCATCGTCGTACCGGCTTTCATCAGTCCTTTTAAAAAAGGGCACAGGGCGCCGCCGAAGCTTCGTCTCAAATGGCTTGGAAAGATCGCGGCTTTCGATCCGCGTATCGAGATAAGCGACTTCGAAATAAAAAAAGAGGGACCCTCCTACTCGATCGACACGGTCAACCATTTTGCCCGCTTTTTTGATACAATCTATTTCATTATCGGAGCCGACAACCTGAAAGATCTCCACAAATGGCACCGTTTCGACGAATTGAACGAAAAAGTGAGATGGGTGGTGGCGACACGAAACGACGAACCGATACCCGAAGGCTTCATCCGGCTCGACATCGATATGCCGATCAGTTCGACAGCACTGCGGGAAAAGATCGATCCGGCATGGATTCCCGAAGCGATCCGGGAGGAAGTCACGGAATTTTATAAACAGAAAGTCAAAAACTGA
- a CDS encoding four helix bundle protein, translating to MRENESLVRGKSYKFALRIIKLCRWLQAERSEYILTKQLMRSGTAIGALIYEAEFAQSKADFVNKLNIALKEANETNYWLMLLHDAEYINDKMFQSIEPDNKELIKLLVSSIKTLKTSG from the coding sequence ATGAGAGAGAACGAAAGTCTGGTCAGGGGCAAAAGTTACAAATTTGCATTACGAATCATCAAGCTTTGCCGCTGGCTTCAGGCCGAGCGAAGTGAATATATCTTAACCAAGCAACTTATGCGAAGCGGCACGGCGATAGGTGCTTTGATCTATGAAGCGGAGTTCGCCCAATCGAAAGCCGATTTCGTCAACAAACTCAACATAGCACTCAAAGAGGCCAATGAAACGAACTACTGGTTGATGCTTTTACATGATGCTGAATACATTAATGATAAAATGTTTCAAAGCATCGAACCGGACAACAAAGAACTGATAAAACTTCTGGTCTCGAGCATTAAAACGTTGAAGACATCAGGTTGA
- the argS gene encoding arginine--tRNA ligase, which translates to MKKRVYEVLRKHIDHPVVLEKPKDKKFGHYATPIAFSLAKTLRRNPMQIAEELAEKLREEEMFEKVDALKGYVNIKLSHAFLNEYAVWALEHEEDFGKGENGHSILLEFVSANPTGPLHIGHARGAVWGDVLARIGTHVGHRIEREYYVNDAGNQIYLLGLSVYLAGREAVLGLDVTWPQEYYRGEYIVDLAQKAVDALGEEKFMDESYIPEISEWAKERMLELINSNLAEVGIFFDHYVSEKSLYERWDEILTKLADAGAVYEKDGKWWLKSTEHGDEKDRVVVREDGRPTYLAGDIIYHYLKFERGYDHYINIWGADHHGYIARVKAAIAFFGYDPQRLEIILSQMVSLLKGGEPYKMSKRAGNFILMQDIVREIGPDALRFIFLTKKSDTHLEFDVEDLKKKDNSNPIYYINYAHARVFSLFEKAGRSQEEVFNAPLEGLNEDAYDLLFTALILPEVLEDAFESRQLQKVTDYLKYLAGKYHKFYYDNKVLGTPNEDKLLKLSAMVALSLRVGLRMLGITAMKRM; encoded by the coding sequence TTGAAAAAACGCGTCTACGAAGTTCTTCGAAAACATATCGACCATCCGGTTGTCCTGGAAAAACCGAAAGACAAAAAGTTTGGCCATTACGCCACGCCAATCGCTTTCTCTCTCGCGAAAACCCTTCGCAGAAACCCGATGCAGATCGCCGAAGAGCTGGCGGAAAAGCTTCGGGAAGAGGAGATGTTCGAAAAGGTCGATGCACTCAAAGGCTACGTCAATATCAAACTCAGCCACGCCTTTTTGAACGAGTATGCTGTCTGGGCGCTTGAGCATGAAGAGGATTTCGGAAAGGGCGAAAACGGCCATTCCATCCTTCTGGAATTCGTGAGCGCCAATCCGACGGGTCCCCTGCATATCGGGCACGCCCGCGGGGCGGTATGGGGCGATGTTCTGGCGCGCATCGGAACGCATGTGGGGCATCGCATCGAGCGTGAGTACTATGTCAACGATGCGGGCAACCAGATCTATCTTCTGGGGCTTTCGGTCTATCTGGCAGGACGCGAGGCGGTTCTCGGCCTGGATGTGACATGGCCGCAAGAGTATTACCGCGGAGAGTATATCGTTGATCTTGCCCAAAAAGCCGTCGATGCGCTCGGCGAAGAGAAGTTCATGGACGAAAGTTACATTCCCGAGATTTCCGAGTGGGCGAAAGAGAGGATGCTCGAACTGATCAACAGCAATCTCGCGGAGGTGGGCATCTTTTTCGACCATTATGTGAGCGAAAAGTCGCTTTACGAAAGATGGGACGAGATTTTGACGAAACTGGCCGACGCGGGGGCCGTGTACGAAAAAGACGGAAAATGGTGGCTCAAATCGACCGAACACGGGGACGAAAAAGACCGTGTCGTGGTCCGTGAAGACGGGCGGCCCACCTACTTGGCCGGTGACATCATCTACCATTATCTCAAATTCGAGCGCGGGTACGACCACTACATCAATATCTGGGGTGCCGACCATCACGGCTACATCGCCCGCGTCAAAGCGGCCATCGCCTTTTTCGGGTACGACCCCCAGCGACTTGAAATCATTCTTTCACAGATGGTTTCGCTGCTCAAAGGGGGCGAACCCTACAAGATGTCCAAACGAGCCGGCAACTTCATTCTGATGCAGGATATCGTCAGGGAGATCGGTCCCGATGCCCTGCGTTTCATCTTTCTGACCAAAAAGAGCGATACCCATCTGGAATTCGATGTGGAGGATCTCAAGAAAAAGGACAATTCCAATCCCATCTACTACATCAACTACGCCCATGCACGGGTCTTCTCTCTTTTCGAGAAGGCGGGCAGAAGCCAGGAAGAGGTTTTTAATGCGCCGCTTGAAGGTCTGAACGAGGATGCGTACGATCTGCTCTTTACGGCGCTCATCCTGCCGGAGGTGCTGGAAGACGCTTTCGAAAGCCGCCAGCTTCAGAAAGTGACCGATTATCTGAAGTATCTCGCCGGCAAATACCACAAATTCTACTATGACAACAAAGTCCTCGGTACGCCGAACGAAGACAAACTGCTCAAGCTGTCGGCAATGGTCGCACTCTCTTTGCGTGTCGGTCTTAGAATGCTGGGCATCACCGCGATGAAGAGGATGTGA
- a CDS encoding triose-phosphate isomerase: MSRKILAANFKTNHTRASTREYVAALDAAMEKMGYGGETYIFPPATALDRFETKNDIRVGAQNAYPTVKGSFTGEIGLEQLGEFGIETVLVGHSERRHILGESQAFIAQKYAWFKEQGFTIFYCIGEPLEVREAGDEAVRRYLVEQLEGIDTAYSKLILAYEPVWAIGTGKTATPDLIETTHAMIKRFSDRPLLYGGSVKPANIEEILSVEGCDGALIGTASWEISSMVSMLEISEKLKTKN; this comes from the coding sequence ATGAGTAGAAAGATACTCGCCGCCAACTTCAAGACCAACCATACCCGCGCTTCGACACGGGAGTATGTCGCGGCGCTCGATGCCGCGATGGAAAAGATGGGTTACGGGGGTGAAACCTACATCTTCCCGCCGGCCACCGCACTCGATCGTTTCGAAACGAAAAACGACATTCGCGTCGGCGCTCAGAATGCGTACCCGACGGTCAAAGGCTCCTTCACAGGGGAGATTGGTCTTGAACAGCTGGGTGAATTCGGTATCGAAACGGTGCTGGTGGGCCACAGCGAACGGCGCCATATTCTTGGCGAATCCCAGGCTTTCATCGCGCAGAAATACGCCTGGTTCAAGGAGCAGGGCTTCACCATCTTCTACTGTATTGGCGAGCCGCTGGAAGTGAGAGAAGCGGGTGACGAAGCGGTCCGCCGCTATCTGGTGGAGCAGTTGGAAGGCATCGATACCGCCTACAGCAAACTGATTCTCGCCTACGAACCGGTCTGGGCCATCGGAACAGGAAAAACCGCCACCCCCGACCTGATCGAAACGACCCACGCGATGATCAAACGGTTCAGCGACCGCCCGCTTCTGTACGGAGGCAGCGTCAAACCGGCCAACATCGAAGAAATTTTGAGTGTGGAGGGCTGCGACGGCGCACTGATCGGCACGGCGAGCTGGGAAATCTCCAGCATGGTCTCCATGTTGGAAATCAGTGAAAAACTAAAAACTAAAAACTAA
- a CDS encoding phosphoglycerate kinase: MKLLTIKDLELAGKKVFIRCDFNVPLDEYGNITDDRRIRAALQTIRYCLDHECAIILASHMGRPKGEFNEKYSLKPVAKRLQALLHHDVVLAKDVVGPDATAKARDLKEGEILLLENVRFEPGETKNDMELAKRFASMAEYYVNDAFGVSHRAHASVEAITHFFDSRHKGAGFLLQKEIKYFHKLLKKPTRPFMAIVGGSKVSGKLEALVNLLPKVDKMVIGGAMAFTFWKARGYEVGKSLVEDDLLEDARHIMDEAKRLGVKFYLPVDFVVAPEFKEDAPVKYVTFQEIPEEWIGLDIGLSSTRLFREALGDCQTILWNGPMGVYEMDKFARGSFKLANYVAESYATKIIGGGDTADLIQRVGVDDEMTFISTGGGASLELMEGKNLPGIAALQVEGSEDE, from the coding sequence ATGAAGCTTCTTACGATAAAAGATCTTGAACTCGCCGGAAAAAAAGTCTTTATACGATGCGACTTCAACGTGCCGCTGGATGAGTATGGCAACATCACGGACGATCGCCGCATCCGCGCGGCGCTTCAGACGATCCGTTACTGCCTCGACCATGAATGCGCCATCATTCTCGCCAGCCACATGGGGCGGCCGAAGGGAGAATTCAACGAGAAATACTCACTCAAACCTGTGGCGAAACGTCTGCAGGCGCTGCTGCATCATGACGTTGTCCTCGCAAAAGACGTGGTAGGCCCCGATGCCACGGCCAAAGCCAGAGATCTCAAAGAGGGGGAGATACTGCTTCTTGAGAATGTCCGTTTCGAACCGGGCGAGACGAAAAACGACATGGAACTGGCGAAGAGATTCGCTTCGATGGCGGAGTATTACGTCAACGACGCCTTCGGTGTCAGCCACCGGGCCCACGCTTCCGTGGAGGCGATCACCCACTTTTTCGACAGCCGGCACAAAGGGGCCGGATTCCTCCTGCAAAAGGAGATCAAATATTTCCACAAACTCCTGAAGAAACCGACACGGCCCTTCATGGCGATCGTCGGCGGTTCGAAAGTTTCCGGCAAGCTCGAGGCGCTCGTCAATCTGCTGCCCAAAGTCGACAAGATGGTGATCGGCGGGGCGATGGCCTTTACGTTCTGGAAAGCCCGCGGCTACGAGGTGGGCAAATCGCTTGTCGAGGATGACCTGCTCGAGGATGCGCGCCACATCATGGACGAAGCGAAGCGGCTGGGGGTCAAATTCTACCTGCCGGTCGATTTTGTCGTCGCCCCGGAGTTCAAGGAGGATGCGCCGGTCAAGTACGTCACCTTTCAGGAGATTCCCGAAGAGTGGATAGGGCTCGATATCGGTCTTTCATCCACACGCCTTTTCCGAGAGGCGCTCGGAGACTGCCAGACGATTCTGTGGAACGGCCCGATGGGAGTCTACGAGATGGACAAATTCGCGCGCGGCAGCTTCAAACTGGCCAACTACGTGGCGGAGTCCTACGCCACCAAGATTATCGGCGGCGGTGACACGGCCGACCTGATCCAGCGGGTGGGCGTCGATGACGAAATGACCTTCATCTCCACCGGTGGCGGCGCAAGCCTCGAACTGATGGAAGGCAAAAATCTGCCGGGTATCGCGGCACTGCAGGTGGAAGGGTCCGAGGATGAGTAG
- the gap gene encoding type I glyceraldehyde-3-phosphate dehydrogenase has product MALRIAINGYGRIGRSVARIISKRDDVELVAINDLADPKTLTYLTNFDSVHGPLDEEAVLEGDRLIIGGQSVRVFRHPDPADLRFAEAGAEVVLECSGRFLRSDIVQTHIRHGARRVIISAPAEDDTPTYVFGVNADAYKGEPVVSNASCTTNCLGPIAKTIDEIYGIRTGLMTTIHAYTGGQNLMDAPTSRDLRRCRAAAVNLVPTTTHAAEAIYKVLPNLKGKLHGQSVRVPTPDVSLMDLDLVLEKETSAEEVNLLFLEKSKGELRGILGVDEKYGVSQDFCGDTRSAIVSADLTQVIGGNMLKIMAWYDNEWGYANRLVDMALHITQ; this is encoded by the coding sequence TTGGCTTTGAGAATCGCGATCAACGGATACGGACGCATCGGGCGGAGTGTCGCACGCATCATCTCCAAGCGTGACGATGTGGAGCTGGTTGCGATCAACGACCTCGCCGATCCGAAGACGCTGACATATCTGACGAATTTCGACAGTGTCCACGGTCCGCTCGACGAAGAGGCGGTACTGGAGGGTGATCGGCTCATAATCGGCGGACAGAGCGTGCGGGTCTTCAGGCATCCCGATCCTGCCGATCTGCGCTTCGCCGAAGCGGGGGCGGAAGTGGTGCTCGAGTGCAGCGGACGTTTTCTCAGAAGCGATATCGTGCAGACACATATCCGCCACGGGGCCAGGCGGGTCATCATCTCCGCGCCCGCCGAGGATGATACACCCACCTATGTCTTCGGCGTCAATGCGGATGCCTACAAAGGGGAACCGGTCGTCTCCAATGCCAGCTGCACCACCAACTGCCTGGGGCCCATCGCCAAAACGATCGATGAAATCTACGGCATCCGGACCGGTCTGATGACGACGATTCATGCCTACACCGGCGGACAGAACCTGATGGATGCACCGACCTCCCGGGATTTGCGCCGCTGCCGCGCCGCCGCCGTGAATCTCGTTCCCACGACGACGCATGCGGCCGAGGCGATCTACAAAGTGCTTCCGAATCTCAAAGGCAAACTCCACGGTCAGAGTGTCCGGGTCCCGACACCGGATGTCTCTTTGATGGATCTTGATCTGGTTTTGGAAAAAGAGACGAGCGCGGAAGAGGTCAATCTTCTGTTTCTGGAAAAATCAAAAGGGGAGTTGCGGGGAATTCTGGGTGTGGACGAGAAATACGGTGTCAGCCAGGATTTCTGCGGCGATACCCGAAGCGCCATCGTCTCGGCCGACCTGACACAGGTGATCGGAGGGAATATGCTCAAAATCATGGCATGGTACGACAACGAATGGGGGTATGCTAACCGACTGGTCGATATGGCACTGCACATTACCCAGTAG
- the rpsB gene encoding 30S ribosomal protein S2: protein MVTMKDLLECGMHFGHQTRRWNPKMKKFIFGVRKNIHIIDLQKTLRYFRYTYNVVRDAAAEGKTVMFVGTKKQARNAIVEHAQRCGMPYVQTRWLGGMLTNYQTIRKSIRKLEVIEEMQESGKMDLLTKKEALMLQRKKEKLENYLGGIRNMKKLPDYLFVIDAVKERIAIKEARRLGIPVIAPLDTNCDPDVIDYPIPGNDDAIRSIQLFCREMADAIIEGRELAAQEAEEEEAVTEEEMAAVTEEAVAEGEAEAAEATEETEGE from the coding sequence ATGGTCACCATGAAGGACCTGCTCGAGTGCGGTATGCACTTTGGACACCAGACACGTCGTTGGAATCCGAAAATGAAGAAATTCATCTTCGGCGTACGAAAAAACATCCACATTATCGACCTGCAGAAGACGCTTCGCTACTTCCGTTACACCTACAACGTCGTTCGCGACGCGGCGGCGGAAGGCAAGACCGTCATGTTCGTAGGCACCAAAAAACAGGCGCGCAACGCGATCGTCGAGCATGCGCAGCGCTGCGGCATGCCTTACGTTCAGACCCGCTGGCTCGGCGGTATGCTCACCAACTACCAGACCATCCGCAAATCGATCCGCAAACTCGAAGTAATCGAAGAGATGCAAGAGAGCGGAAAGATGGACCTTCTGACCAAAAAAGAGGCCCTGATGCTCCAGCGCAAAAAAGAGAAACTCGAAAATTATCTCGGCGGTATCCGCAACATGAAAAAACTTCCCGACTACCTCTTTGTGATCGACGCGGTCAAAGAGCGCATCGCGATCAAAGAGGCGCGCCGTCTCGGTATCCCGGTCATCGCGCCGCTGGATACCAACTGCGATCCCGATGTCATCGACTACCCGATTCCGGGCAACGACGACGCGATCCGCTCTATCCAGCTTTTTTGCCGTGAAATGGCGGACGCAATCATCGAAGGACGCGAGCTTGCGGCTCAGGAAGCCGAAGAGGAGGAAGCCGTCACGGAAGAGGAGATGGCGGCCGTGACAGAAGAAGCGGTGGCGGAAGGCGAAGCGGAAGCTGCCGAAGCGACCGAAGAAACCGAAGGAGAGTAA
- a CDS encoding ABC transporter ATP-binding protein: MPLSDPAGASDAPVLLEAHGLTHAFDYTLFENIDLTIRENERVAVVGVSGSGKSTLLHILATLLKPQRGDVRLLGSDIYSLTAREQLAIRRYEIGIIFQFHYLFKGMSAAENIEIATLLGGTEPDGELLERLGIEKVIEQRVTELSGGQQQRVSIARVLAKNPRLIFADEPTGNLDDETAHIVMDAIFDHVERVKGMLFLVTHDRRIAESCDRIYRLEHTRLEPIR, translated from the coding sequence ATGCCTCTTTCTGACCCTGCCGGGGCGTCCGACGCTCCGGTGCTCCTCGAAGCCCACGGGCTTACCCATGCATTCGACTATACCCTTTTTGAAAACATCGATCTGACCATTCGTGAGAATGAGAGAGTCGCGGTTGTCGGTGTCAGCGGCAGCGGCAAATCGACGCTGCTGCACATTCTTGCGACACTGTTGAAACCGCAGCGCGGCGATGTTCGCCTGCTGGGGTCGGACATCTACTCCCTCACTGCCCGCGAGCAGCTTGCGATACGGCGGTACGAGATAGGTATCATCTTTCAGTTCCACTACCTTTTCAAGGGGATGAGTGCCGCCGAAAATATCGAAATCGCCACATTACTTGGCGGAACGGAGCCGGACGGGGAACTGCTTGAACGACTCGGCATCGAGAAAGTTATCGAGCAGAGGGTGACGGAACTTTCGGGAGGGCAGCAGCAGCGTGTTTCCATCGCGAGGGTCCTGGCCAAAAATCCGCGCCTCATTTTCGCCGACGAGCCCACCGGCAACCTGGATGACGAGACGGCCCATATCGTCATGGATGCGATCTTCGACCATGTGGAGAGAGTCAAGGGCATGCTTTTTCTGGTCACGCACGACAGACGCATCGCAGAAAGCTGTGACCGGATCTATCGGCTTGAACATACGAGACTGGAGCCGATTCGGTGA